Proteins encoded in a region of the Streptomyces sp. NBC_00310 genome:
- a CDS encoding DoxX family protein yields the protein MTHDTRTDSPTPYFNGGPEWRDTATRYALLPLRVFLAVTFIYAGLDKLTDSAFMASSGSGSIGDMMSAARDSSAIPALIDMALNNPVGFGYAIAIGELAVGIGTLLGLLSRLAALGGALISLSLWLTVSWSASPYYYGNDLPYLMAWIPLILAGAPVLSVDAAIRSRRHGVSRHRAGAYR from the coding sequence ATGACTCACGACACTCGCACGGACTCCCCCACCCCCTACTTCAACGGCGGCCCCGAATGGCGGGACACCGCCACCCGCTACGCCCTGCTGCCCCTACGCGTCTTCCTCGCCGTCACCTTCATCTACGCCGGCCTGGACAAACTCACCGACAGCGCGTTCATGGCGTCCTCCGGCTCCGGCTCCATCGGCGACATGATGAGCGCCGCCCGCGACTCCTCCGCCATCCCGGCCCTGATCGACATGGCCCTGAACAACCCCGTCGGCTTCGGCTACGCCATCGCCATCGGTGAACTCGCCGTCGGCATCGGCACCCTCCTCGGCCTCCTCTCCCGCCTCGCTGCCCTCGGCGGCGCCCTGATCTCCCTCAGCCTCTGGCTGACAGTCAGCTGGTCGGCATCCCCGTACTACTACGGCAACGACCTCCCCTACCTCATGGCCTGGATCCCCCTGATCCTCGCCGGCGCCCCGGTCCTCTCGGTGGACGCGGCCATCCGCTCCCGCCGCCACGGCGTCAGCAGGCATCGCGCGGGCGCCTACCGCTGA